ATTCAATATTCATTAATAATCTTGTTACACTGAGGGCTAGCAATCTGATATCAACATCGAAATCTAGAGCTGCGAATTCATTGTGAGAGAACTAATGATAGACTTAAATATGTAACTACTCAATACCTCTCAACATGTCATTCATGTGTTATTATGTTGTATAGTAAAACTATAGTGCATCTGAAAATACAGGTTGCTGGTTTGGGGGTGAATGTACCCAGAAGATTAATTCAACTAGGCTTCTGAAATTTGCATAAACATTGctaaacagaaacacaactAACATGATAATCCAGAGTAGTAATTTTAAAGGCTCCCAATCTCCTCGCTTGAACTGACAAAATAGAACTCGAAGatcaatttgaaattttgaatacaTTTTTGTTTGTACAAATAGTAGTGTTTCTCAGGATGAAGATATTTATTCACGTTCTCATGAGTCGTGACAACACTTCACTAGGAAGTTCAAAATGGAGAGGAGCTCATCCTCCCCCACTAATGTTAAATCAGATATTTGAATTTGATCTGGCACCTAACTAAGGACAGTATTGTGTCCTGTTGCTTGAGGAAAACGTTTTGCAGATGGATGAACCTGAATTACCGAAACTGAAAGGTCTTTGTCTTTAATCACTGGTGTATTACCCAAATTTGGAACTTTGGAGAACACTCCAGAGGTAAAAGTGTAAAACCACCTTTGGAATCTGCTGGAGACTCGAATGAGGTTGGTCTTAGCCGCGCAAGGTAGGTGATCCAAGACAGAAGAGGACAAGTATTCCAAGTAGTTAAATGAAGGAAATGGAAACTCGAGCAGGAGAAGAAAAAGTGACTAAATTGCAAGGGGATCAAGTGTCGAGATAGAGGCTCGCCGGGGTAGAGGTGGAAGTTAGTGATTGAGGAGGTGGTATTGAGAGTGGTGAGGCCGTGAGGGGACACTCTCAAATGGTGGCTTGGTGCCTTGGTctgagtttttgttttttgttagaATGAAGACTTTTTCCTCTCTAGAGACTTTTTCATCACTAATTCAGCTACTAATTAAACAATGCCATGCTGAAATTGCTATAGCTCATCTCTATTAATATAAAGTGAGGAGCTCAAGAATTTGCCAAATTAAGAACAACGAATTTATCACAATTAcgttaaacagaaaaaaatactaaaaaaaataaattgtgAATGATACGTGAGATTGTGGGAAGAATATATGAAGTTATGGAAGAACATATTGAGTGAATATTATGTGGTTCTTTCTACACGCATTGTACAAGTCAAGATGCAAGTTAATTATTCATAAATTGTGGCCCTAAAGCAATTTCGAATATGATTTTTCTTGTCGGATTTCTTATGCGACTTTACTTTAGTTGATCTAATGAAATCATTTTCAGTTTTATACAATCTTATGACCAAACGAAGTCGGTTCCACGCAACTTAATAGAAAGACCTAAAGAGCAATTAAGTTTAGGTCGCACCGAAAATGTGACACATGATGAGTAGCATATATTGTAATAATGATAAATCTATAAAGAAGTAAAGTCATAATATAATGGTTACACATTATGAAGTTACATATAAGAATTGTCACATAAAGACCACTAAGGAAAGTATGAGGAAGGAGACGATCGAGTCGACatggaaaaatgaaaataataccTACAATGCTACTGTGGCCTAAAGTAAAGCAAaccaacccccccccccccccccaataaCTAAAACGTGAAAAAGCTTTTTGTACAGCATTCACGGCAAAAAACAAAGCCTAGCCAAGGAGGGAAATACTCTTTCTTCAAGCCCCTTCCACacatcaaacaaaaacaaaaattgctaaaatactattccaatttcatCTCCATATTTCTAATCATATTTCGGTCGTGAAACACGTCCGGCGTGGCCTAGACTCCTAATAGGTCGGTGTGACAACCATAGGGAGACACCGTATTCAACCTGCAATGATCATATCATATGAAAGATAACGCGTTAGTTCGCTATAATATTAGGTGATCACATATTCATCATTTCTATCCAAAGTTAGGTTCATCACAGTAGAATTGTTTGTTCAAACTGGTGTTAGAATTAAGGGTAAATTCAATAAATAGTACCTCAACTATTCatcattctaacttttagtacctcatatttgaaaactatcgcattgatatctcaaatttttatttcatgttaattttagttcattccGTCAATTAATACCGTTGATAGCTTTATTTCCTATCAATTTTTAAGAACATTTTcgtaattttattttccatTGATTTCACTTAGTTTATAGTCAACATTTTATACCATTCAAATTAACCAATTGTTATATTAGCattttattttgcttttgaaatatttaaatgtctatgatagagtttttgaacatattattataACAATATGGTTGTTGGTTGATGAACATATACTATATGAAATATATACtggtttattttgtaattgcGAACTTTAGTTTGTTTGTAATAGTTGTGATAAATGAAAaatgtttattaattttataataaaatgatACGAATTCATTTacttgatttaaaaaaataaaaataaaaattggaggaaaatgaaagatgaaatcgaaaaataATAAAGTGATGAAAATACATTTAAAATTGGTGGGAGATAAAACTACAAACGTTGTTAATTAATAgaagaaactaaaattaaaCTGAAATAGAAACTTGAGATACGATAGTTTTAAAACGTGAGAtactaaaagttagaatgacGTATCGTTTGTTATCTTCCTGAAATTAAAGTAGTACAGGACGTTTAGGAAAAAACAATGAATTCGTGTGTGGTCGGGTTTTACCTCTCTTTACGCTTCTCCAAGAATctctcaagtgattttctacGAGCAATTGGCAGATCTGAAACATAATAATAAGCACACAATTTAGGATAAAACCGAAATGCTTCCCAAGAActaatttcttaattattcACAGTTGTTTTAAGCTTCAAAGCATAGTCATCTAATATAATGCAATTGCTGAGAAAAATTGCCGAACCTACCTTCGTTGAGAGGATCCTCAACATTCACCAGCTTTGGTTGTTTTGGCTCCTGAGGACGGTAAGCAGCTCTAGCAGCTTTAATTTTCTCTTCCATGGCAAGCTTCATTATGCTCTCAAACTAAGCAAAGGAAACACTATTTTGTGATTGAAATTTGTAACTATTAACGTATGAGAACCCGTGAAAGTAAAAcattatttttcttaattagATTGGTTAACCGATctaattaagaaaaataatgTAATTTACCAACCTTGTCCGGAGTAACGTCGAAAACAGAGACGCTGCCGCCGTAGAAAATGGTCATAGGCTTTCCTTTTGGTAATTCAGGGGCTTTGTCCGGAGTCGCAGCCACGGATTTCCTGGTTGCAATCATGGATTTCAGAACCTCGGAACTGAGAAGATTCGGAGTCATTTCTCGGGCCTGGATTCCTCGGAAGCTTCTCCCGCGTTCGAGGAACTTCTGGAAGGGAGATTTGGGCAAGGCCGTGGTGAAGGTGTCACCGCCAGTACTCCGCTGGTTGGGGTGGTGGTGATCCATGACCATCGTCGTCCCAACTCCCAAAAAATCGAGCTCGACAGTTGGGGAGGCCGGCCTTTGCATGTTTGGTTCGGTTACTTGGGTTAATTTGTTGTTTCTGGTTTGAAACTTTGAGCTGTGAGATGAAGTTTTTGGAAAATGATGGAAGCTCAGATGGATGGAGAGCTCTCTTAAATAATGGCGAGGATGGAATAAACTGTTGTGTGGGTCTAGAATTACAAGTGGTGCGAGGAACGAGCTTGAATTAAAAGGTGCACGGGATTCatgaaaatgagagagagagagacagactGTGTTTGTCTGAGTCTTTTTAGGGCTTTATGTGCACACGTCTTCCACGAGGAAGAAacatatttaatattttacagAAACAGTAGAATCGGTCCATCCATGTACAATTGTACATAAACATAGTTTCTGACCTCCTTcacctcaaaaaaaaaaatgtacatAACATAGTTCTTGTGTTTTTTCTAATGTACATAACATGGAAAAAACAATATCATGAATAAGTTACTAATCGTGTTGGATAGACCACTGACGTTTTCAATTTGGTGTACGACTGTCTCATAGTCTCAAGGCCTCGCTTTTCCATTTGGAGCATGTTTGGGCAATTCAAATgccaaattcttcttcttttccattTGTCTGAATATATTTGGGGTTTGAAAGTTTGAACTTAAAAATTGCGTACTATAGTCTGCAGCAAGATTGATACAGTATTATGcaagagagtttccagtgcaCCGTGTTAAATACACAATACACCGTGAAGGATTAAAACTAATAATCTTAATATAGATGCACAATAATAGTTAAAACATATAGTCAATTGCATTGTCGAGTTGCACGCCATGCAATAAGTTTTGCGTATCATGATCCTAACTCTTACATTGTAAGGTAATATAGACTCAATGGAAGCATATAAAGGGCAAACAGAGACCTGGGAACTTGGAAGTccaaactccaaaattatGTAAACTTACCTGACGTGTTAAACTTGATGTACTAGTATCCCATTGCCTTATCTAACCCCCATTAATTTTCAAAGCCTTTAGCGCTTTTGAATCTATCACGTTTATGGTCGGAGACTTTGGGAGCAAGAAAATAATCGACTCAGAGTGAGACCGTTACATCCAAAGTTTAATGACAGGTTGATACAAAGTAGATGCATCAAATTAAGGTTTTCCGGGAAAGTTTAATCTTGAGTAGTATAAAGTTTAGTTAACAATAAATTATGAGCCGTTTGGAAAATTGGAAGGTCCAAAATTAGGTAACCCGCCTCTTGATTTAGTGCAATAGCTAGAACCACTTCTTGGTCCTTCTCATCACGTGGTCATTGTGATGATAATTAATATTTAGTAGGATGATCATGTGATCATATGCTCTTAGGAACTTAGGATGGACGTCTCACGCCTTCTCCTGCAGCCTAAGCTTTACCTAATGTCATTTACTATTTCAGCTCTCCAACTCCTTCGACGAAATTCTCATCTTGAAAATCGATTATTCTAATGAAGAACAAGGCAACCAGAAGAATGATCAAGATGTATAAGTATATCAAAATCATTAAAGTTTTAAAATGCATCTAGCGTCTACTGCAAATACTTAATCTTCTTTAAGTcttgaactatatatatttttcttaaggCATTCGACCTACAAAGTAACATAAGAAAAATAGGTCGTAAAGATGTGTTTctccaatttttatttttttcgacGAAATGACGTAATAAGATACATAATTTTACTCCAATTGGGCTTATGACATTCATAAAAATTGTCGTGTAGTTTTAAATCGACCCCCAAAACAATAGTGAGTATATCATTTGTAGTGAGCAATTTccaaactaaaatcatagatgGTAGTGTTTGTATCATTACTGTTAATGATGTAAATACATATCATTTCTTAATTTAGTCATCATGCAGGTCTTCACAATGACATTGTTGTTAATAATTAATCCTAAACCGTTGATATAGATTAAGAACCGATCGAAGGGATGTAGTTGAGCAGAATCACGACGATATCACCATTGCTGTCCTTATATCAACGTGAAAAATGAAAGTAAGTTTAAAGGTAAAGTTAAAAACAAGGGGAAGTGGATGCTGGGAAAGTGGGGAGTAAGGAACACGATATTTCTCATCTCCAATACTACAAACCCCTGTCACGTCTACCCAAATATAAACACGAGAACAATGTGACTGAAACCCGGCGAGAGTTACTGTAGCCATGTTTTGAGAAACAAAAACCCTATTTGTCATTTCACATTTTCACCTTTGAGTTATCGACACGGCAAAAGAAGTCGTGGCCGTCGGCGGCGGCTTCTTGATGTAAGCTTGATTCACTCATTTGATGTATTGATGTGTTTAGAAGCTACTCTGGCAATTGACTAACCATTTCAACGGTCCGGTGGATTTAAATTCCGACAAAACGGAAAAGCAAGCAAACACACGACTGAAGGGGACGGTACGTGCTACGTAGTTGGTGAGAGTTGTTGATGGATCTAATCGGTGAAATGTGTGAAGAATTGCCAACTTGATTTGATCAATTGCTTCGTTGCTTTTATTATCAATCCTATCAAAATCAGGCTCTTTAGGGCAAGGATTTCGTGAACACTGAGTAAACGTGTTTCATAATGAGAGTAAATTTTCAACTACTCTTCATAGCAAAGAAATCAATTTAACTAGCTACTTCAAGTAAGTAAACCACTCACCACAAGATGTCGATATTCTAAGTATGCAACAAGGCATTATCCGGGAGATGAAGCGTAATAAAATTAATATGAATAACCGAAATCCGTTTTGTCATATTTTTAGATGATTTGCATCTAACTTCAAGCAAAACTCAATTCATGTCCACGTTATATCTCGTGTGTAATTTGGGTCTATCAAGTATCAACGAACTTTATACCAAACTCAACTCGTGTCCATGTTATATTTAGTATTTTCATTTGTATTTTCACTCATTTGTAATTTAAACTTATCAtcgtatatataataataatatattgatGATGCGAATTCAATACAATCACTTTGTTCGAAGGCTTCCTTGTTCGAATACACTCATATGCTAGCTAATAAACAGAATA
This is a stretch of genomic DNA from Argentina anserina chromosome 4, drPotAnse1.1, whole genome shotgun sequence. It encodes these proteins:
- the LOC126789869 gene encoding protein TIFY 9, giving the protein MQRPASPTVELDFLGVGTTMVMDHHHPNQRSTGGDTFTTALPKSPFQKFLERGRSFRGIQAREMTPNLLSSEVLKSMIATRKSVAATPDKAPELPKGKPMTIFYGGSVSVFDVTPDKFESIMKLAMEEKIKAARAAYRPQEPKQPKLVNVEDPLNEDLPIARRKSLERFLEKRKERLNTVSPYGCHTDLLGV